A stretch of the Candidatus Methylopumilus planktonicus genome encodes the following:
- a CDS encoding sensor histidine kinase, with the protein MRYLIAITTLVGASLLFLLSKASSSSEFISGSSYTVVLILSGIFILSLIAIIANQIKKLFGNIKKDVMGSRLSMRLVISFTLMAVIPGLIVYLVSVNFLTRSIESWFNVKVESALDGGLKLGQKALDIMLADLELKAGRMALTLSSMPTTSQYAALSDLREKTGVQDATIISDQGKIIAVSSNDAESFLPVLPTLIQLKQAENNIYGKIEPIKNKGLYLRVLAPINGAAISNERLILQILQPVPDSLTTLAESVQDVFQDYQKLSYSRDSLKVIFSITLTLVLMLAILTAVAIGFLLSRKLSEPLALLAEGTKKIAKGNFKTMLPEKGKDELGVLVRSFNSMTRQLDQATQTSENNQIRLESARSYLETVLAHLSSGVIIINDDMEIKSFNIAASKILQIDLSKNTNQLITSISNKNKLLNDFVVSIQEEIKVARSKKHFEIIKQFEIKYEKNNQVLSLQITPLPQNKIKNYVLMIDDITMMIQAQRDAAWSEVARRLAHEIKNPLTPIQLSAERIKHKLGSKLNKEDTDILDKAVSTIVNQVDAMKTMVNEFSEYARAPKLSLELTDINKTIKEISHLFENSGIKITTTLLKGLPKIKVDVNMMRQVLINLIQNAQDAMINNTKKPSIKINTNKYKNYLILSIEDNGPGFSADILKKAFEPYVTSKSHGTGLGLAIVKKIIEEHEGTIVVENIKNGGANINIQLPISKSK; encoded by the coding sequence ATGAGATATCTGATTGCCATTACTACTTTAGTTGGTGCGTCACTCTTATTTCTTTTGTCAAAAGCAAGTTCAAGTTCTGAATTTATTTCAGGCAGCTCCTATACAGTTGTTCTTATATTAAGTGGCATTTTTATTTTGAGTTTGATTGCAATCATTGCAAATCAGATTAAGAAATTATTTGGAAACATTAAAAAAGACGTAATGGGGAGTCGTTTATCCATGCGTCTTGTTATTTCCTTTACCCTTATGGCAGTAATACCAGGTTTAATTGTCTATTTAGTTTCAGTTAATTTCTTAACACGTTCAATTGAGTCATGGTTTAACGTCAAAGTTGAATCAGCCTTAGATGGTGGTTTGAAGCTAGGGCAGAAAGCATTAGACATTATGTTAGCTGATCTAGAATTAAAGGCAGGGCGCATGGCACTGACACTCTCGTCAATGCCTACGACATCTCAATATGCTGCACTTAGTGACCTTCGAGAAAAAACAGGTGTTCAAGACGCCACAATCATTTCTGACCAAGGAAAAATTATTGCTGTGTCAAGCAATGATGCAGAATCATTTTTACCTGTTTTGCCGACATTAATACAATTGAAGCAGGCAGAAAATAATATCTACGGAAAAATCGAGCCGATAAAAAATAAAGGTCTTTATTTGAGAGTTTTGGCACCAATTAATGGAGCTGCAATCTCGAACGAAAGATTAATTTTACAAATTTTACAACCAGTTCCAGACTCATTGACGACCCTTGCTGAATCAGTACAGGATGTATTCCAAGACTATCAGAAGCTTTCATATAGTCGAGATTCATTGAAAGTCATTTTTTCGATCACCTTAACGCTTGTACTTATGCTTGCTATTTTGACTGCTGTCGCTATCGGTTTTCTGCTTAGTAGAAAACTATCAGAACCACTTGCACTCCTCGCTGAAGGCACTAAAAAGATTGCAAAAGGAAATTTTAAGACCATGCTTCCTGAAAAGGGTAAAGATGAGTTAGGCGTTCTTGTAAGATCCTTTAATAGTATGACAAGACAGTTAGACCAGGCTACCCAAACATCAGAAAATAACCAGATAAGACTCGAGTCTGCTAGGTCATATCTTGAAACTGTATTGGCTCATTTATCTTCGGGCGTAATCATTATTAATGATGATATGGAAATCAAATCATTTAATATTGCCGCCTCTAAAATTTTGCAGATAGATTTATCTAAGAATACAAATCAATTAATAACTTCAATTTCAAATAAAAATAAATTATTAAACGATTTTGTTGTGAGTATTCAAGAAGAAATTAAAGTAGCGAGGAGCAAGAAGCACTTTGAAATCATCAAGCAGTTTGAAATTAAATATGAAAAAAATAATCAAGTACTTTCGCTACAAATTACTCCCCTACCCCAAAATAAGATTAAGAACTATGTCTTAATGATAGATGATATAACTATGATGATTCAGGCCCAAAGAGATGCAGCATGGTCAGAAGTTGCAAGGAGGCTTGCGCACGAAATTAAAAATCCACTTACACCTATTCAACTTTCAGCAGAAAGAATTAAGCATAAATTAGGCTCTAAATTAAACAAAGAGGACACAGATATTCTAGATAAGGCTGTTTCAACTATTGTTAATCAAGTTGATGCAATGAAAACTATGGTAAATGAGTTTAGCGAATATGCACGGGCCCCTAAGTTGAGTCTTGAATTAACAGATATTAACAAAACTATTAAGGAAATTTCTCATTTATTTGAAAATTCAGGGATTAAAATAACAACGACATTATTAAAAGGATTGCCTAAAATAAAAGTAGACGTAAATATGATGAGACAGGTCCTTATAAATCTGATTCAGAATGCACAGGACGCTATGATAAATAATACAAAAAAGCCGAGTATTAAAATTAATACAAATAAATATAAAAACTATCTTATCTTATCCATTGAGGATAATGGCCCAGGCTTTTCAGCAGATATACTTAAAAAAGCATTTGAGCCATACGTCACGTCGAAGTCGCATGGCACTGGGCTTGGTTTGGCCATAGTGAAAAAAATTATTGAAGAGCATGAGGGCACCATTGTTGTAGAAAATATAAAAAATGGTGGTGCTAATATCAATATTCAACTGCCGATATCTAAAAGTAAATAA
- the def gene encoding peptide deformylase, with amino-acid sequence MAILNILNYPDPKLHTIAKPIEVVDNSIRKLIDDMAETMYSAPGIGLAATQVDRHLQLILVDISETKDNLKVFINPKIIESSGQQVYEEGCLSVPDVFESVKRAEHIKVQALDREGKSFELEADGLLAVCIQHEMDHLLGKVFVEYLSPLKRNRIKIKMKKRAKEHLVNV; translated from the coding sequence ATGGCAATTTTAAATATATTAAATTATCCTGACCCAAAACTGCATACTATTGCAAAACCAATCGAGGTTGTGGATAACTCCATTCGGAAGCTTATCGATGATATGGCGGAAACCATGTATTCTGCCCCCGGCATAGGATTGGCCGCAACTCAAGTTGATCGTCATCTTCAATTAATTTTGGTGGATATTTCTGAAACAAAAGATAATTTAAAGGTTTTTATTAATCCTAAAATTATTGAATCATCAGGACAGCAAGTATATGAAGAAGGCTGTTTATCAGTGCCTGATGTATTTGAATCAGTGAAGCGTGCCGAACATATTAAAGTTCAAGCGCTTGATCGAGAGGGAAAATCTTTTGAGCTTGAAGCAGACGGTTTGCTGGCTGTCTGTATACAGCATGAAATGGACCATCTTCTAGGTAAGGTATTTGTAGAGTACTTGTCACCATTAAAACGTAATCGCATTAAAATAAAAATGAAAAAACGTGCCAAAGAGCATTTGGTTAATGTTTAA
- the rsmB gene encoding 16S rRNA (cytosine(967)-C(5))-methyltransferase RsmB — protein MHHSQLIAADCVSEVIKGHNLNQVFERRFDHHQNITPQQKSVAIFLAYGAIRFLGENQFFIQQLINKKITNKKIEALLCVALFQLNHDQSTDFTVVNEAVEAAKFINKSWAGSFVNGVLRNFIRQKEKLQTELKNDEAAFYSYPSWWINLIKENYTKDWESILLNGNKHPPLTLRINERKTNLKQYEEKLKCEAISYRVLGNIALELTQPTAVEKIPGFMDGEVSVQDFGAQLAAKLLDLQDGQICLDACSAPGGKTGHMLEIADIELVSIDHQKDRLYKVKENLERLHLHAHLKCSDLTAVNTWWNEKLFDRILLDAPCSASGVVRRHVDIKWLRRPRNIEMFAKQQKAMLEAMWQLLKKGGKLLYATCSIFNGENQKVIDRFIKDHIDAKEVKWSVDSEYSKYENQLIPSENHDGFFYALLEKN, from the coding sequence TTGCATCACTCCCAACTTATTGCAGCAGATTGTGTGTCTGAAGTTATAAAAGGACATAATTTAAATCAAGTTTTTGAAAGACGTTTCGATCATCATCAGAATATTACACCCCAACAAAAATCAGTTGCAATTTTTTTGGCATATGGCGCCATTCGGTTCTTAGGTGAAAATCAATTTTTTATTCAGCAACTTATTAATAAAAAAATAACAAATAAAAAAATTGAAGCTTTACTTTGTGTTGCTTTGTTTCAATTGAATCATGACCAATCCACAGATTTTACAGTGGTTAATGAGGCTGTAGAGGCAGCTAAATTCATTAATAAATCCTGGGCAGGTTCTTTTGTAAATGGAGTGCTAAGAAACTTTATTCGTCAGAAAGAAAAATTACAAACAGAATTAAAAAATGATGAAGCGGCTTTTTATTCATACCCCTCATGGTGGATTAATCTTATTAAAGAAAATTACACCAAGGACTGGGAAAGTATATTGTTGAATGGAAACAAGCATCCACCATTAACATTGAGAATTAACGAACGAAAAACTAACCTTAAGCAATATGAAGAAAAACTTAAGTGCGAAGCGATTTCGTATCGAGTGCTGGGAAATATTGCATTAGAGCTGACTCAGCCTACTGCCGTAGAAAAAATACCCGGATTTATGGATGGCGAAGTTTCTGTCCAAGACTTTGGCGCGCAACTTGCCGCAAAACTTTTAGATTTGCAGGATGGCCAGATTTGTCTGGACGCATGCAGTGCGCCCGGAGGGAAAACTGGCCATATGCTAGAAATAGCAGATATTGAATTAGTGTCTATTGACCACCAAAAAGATCGCCTATATAAAGTAAAGGAAAATTTGGAGAGATTGCATCTTCACGCGCATTTAAAATGTTCAGATTTAACCGCAGTAAATACATGGTGGAATGAAAAATTATTTGATCGTATCTTACTAGACGCCCCATGTTCTGCATCCGGCGTAGTAAGGCGTCACGTAGACATTAAATGGTTAAGAAGGCCTCGTAATATTGAAATGTTTGCTAAACAACAAAAGGCTATGCTTGAAGCTATGTGGCAGCTATTAAAAAAGGGTGGTAAATTACTTTACGCGACATGCTCAATCTTTAATGGCGAAAATCAGAAGGTTATTGATCGTTTTATTAAAGACCATATAGACGCAAAAGAAGTAAAATGGTCTGTTGATTCAGAATATAGCAAATATGAGAATCAATTAATACCAAGCGAAAACCATGACGGATTCTTTTATGCATTGCTTGAAAAAAATTAA
- the xth gene encoding exodeoxyribonuclease III, with translation MKLATWNVNSLTVRLGQVEDWVKKVQPDLLLLQETKQENTKFPHDAISALGYHAIHNGQKTYNGVAIISKYELFDIQNNMPDFEDEQKRLIAATVNTDYGKIRIVCVYVPNGQSVDSDKYQYKLDWLKHFTVWLKNEMVSFPDIIIAGDFNIAPQDIDCHDPEAWKNNILVSPKERDAFQKIIDLGLSDNFRAMNPTEIQYSWWDYRMAGFRRNLGMRIDHILTNKNLTNKTKQSLIDKEPRKSERPSDHTPVIVEL, from the coding sequence ATGAAGCTCGCAACGTGGAATGTGAATTCTCTCACTGTAAGACTAGGCCAAGTCGAAGATTGGGTTAAAAAAGTGCAGCCTGATCTTCTACTACTTCAAGAAACAAAACAAGAAAATACTAAATTCCCTCATGATGCAATAAGTGCCCTTGGCTATCATGCTATTCACAATGGGCAGAAAACATATAACGGGGTTGCGATTATAAGTAAATATGAGCTTTTTGATATTCAAAATAATATGCCCGACTTCGAAGATGAGCAAAAGAGATTGATTGCTGCAACTGTAAATACGGACTATGGAAAAATAAGAATAGTTTGTGTGTATGTTCCTAATGGGCAATCTGTAGATTCAGACAAATACCAATATAAGCTCGACTGGTTAAAACATTTTACTGTATGGCTTAAAAATGAAATGGTATCTTTTCCAGACATTATTATTGCGGGCGATTTTAACATTGCGCCTCAAGATATCGATTGTCACGATCCAGAGGCCTGGAAGAATAATATTCTTGTAAGCCCAAAAGAAAGGGATGCTTTTCAAAAAATTATTGACTTAGGATTGTCAGATAATTTTAGGGCAATGAATCCTACTGAAATTCAATATAGTTGGTGGGATTATCGAATGGCTGGATTCAGAAGAAATCTTGGTATGCGCATTGATCACATACTCACAAATAAGAATCTAACAAATAAAACGAAACAATCTTTAATTGACAAGGAACCAAGAAAGTCAGAACGTCCATCGGACCATACACCCGTTATTGTAGAACTTTAA
- a CDS encoding sigma-54-dependent transcriptional regulator gives MSIKKILVVDDELGIRELLRDILIDEGFEIFVAESATEARELKKSKMPDLILLDIWMPDCDGITLLKEWVNEKFLTSPVVMMSGHGTIDTALEATKIGAFDFLEKPITLQKLLKTVNEALKYANNLPKIEINLLNIGKSNVIQDLKKRLDKLVSLKTPLLLIGPQGGCAKICAQYLHPKNQPWIDVKDFEVVSNAPADLLDQHRGGSIFLNEISHLTKSQQKGLNLLISKAVNYDVRIICATSKSLTQAEDVDFDKRILNELLPGSLLLPSINEHKEDIPELASSILTMHLTKSDKSDYKVFDVAALNMMRAMNWLGDIEELESFVFNLMQTSLLEKITAEDVKRVANQFNLLHDKNKSSKKSKGTHDQGLDEIFNKSLRDARDEFERMYFKHHLNNDDQSMVKLSEVSGVERTHLYRKLKQLGIKVK, from the coding sequence ATGAGTATAAAAAAAATATTAGTAGTTGATGATGAGCTGGGCATAAGAGAATTGCTCAGGGATATTCTTATCGATGAGGGCTTTGAAATTTTTGTAGCTGAAAGTGCTACAGAAGCTCGCGAGCTTAAAAAAAGTAAAATGCCTGATTTGATCTTACTAGATATATGGATGCCTGATTGTGATGGCATCACACTCCTTAAGGAGTGGGTAAATGAAAAGTTTCTTACCAGTCCAGTTGTCATGATGTCAGGTCATGGAACAATTGATACCGCTTTGGAAGCAACTAAAATCGGTGCTTTTGATTTCCTCGAAAAGCCTATTACACTTCAGAAGCTTTTAAAGACAGTCAATGAAGCTTTAAAGTATGCAAATAATCTTCCAAAAATAGAAATTAACTTACTAAACATTGGCAAGAGTAACGTGATACAAGACCTTAAAAAAAGACTTGATAAACTCGTTTCCTTAAAAACACCACTTCTCCTTATAGGCCCTCAAGGAGGTTGCGCCAAAATTTGTGCGCAATACTTACATCCAAAAAATCAACCCTGGATTGATGTAAAAGATTTTGAAGTTGTTTCGAATGCACCGGCTGATCTTCTTGATCAACATAGAGGTGGATCAATCTTTTTAAATGAAATTTCCCATTTGACTAAATCTCAACAAAAAGGCTTAAATCTACTGATTAGCAAAGCGGTTAATTATGATGTAAGAATTATTTGTGCAACTTCAAAATCACTTACCCAGGCAGAGGATGTTGATTTTGATAAGCGTATTTTAAATGAACTATTACCTGGTTCATTATTGCTTCCTTCAATTAATGAGCATAAAGAAGATATTCCAGAATTGGCTTCATCTATTTTGACAATGCATCTCACAAAATCTGATAAATCTGATTATAAAGTTTTTGATGTTGCTGCTTTAAATATGATGCGAGCTATGAATTGGTTAGGCGATATAGAGGAGTTAGAAAGCTTTGTGTTTAATTTAATGCAAACTAGCTTGCTTGAAAAAATTACCGCAGAAGATGTTAAGCGCGTTGCAAATCAATTTAATTTGTTACATGATAAAAATAAATCATCAAAAAAAAGTAAGGGTACTCATGATCAAGGGTTAGATGAAATTTTTAATAAATCACTAAGAGATGCTCGTGATGAGTTTGAAAGAATGTACTTTAAACACCACCTAAATAATGATGATCAGAGTATGGTAAAACTTTCAGAAGTGTCTGGCGTAGAAAGAACCCATCTTTATAGAAAGTTAAAACAGCTAGGAATCAAGGTAAAGTAA
- the fmt gene encoding methionyl-tRNA formyltransferase, translated as MNHLKIIFAGTPDFAVPALQALYDKDYKVVGVLTQPDRPSGRGLKLQPSPVKLKANELSIPVYQPSELKSKQSYEALEAIDFNVMIVAAYGLIIPQAILDLPSLGCFNIHASLLPRWRGAAPIHRAILIGDKTTGVTIMRVVQKLDAGDMVKKAEIQISEKDTTEQLTKTLSILGANLMTEVMDELIKQGELQSSPQNEVNVTYAEKVTKEESKINWHDSALVIARKVRAFNSFPVAQTEYREAVCKIWEAQVAIDANEDANIGQIIKLDEFIHVKCGEGVLSIKELQMPGGKRLKAKEFILGHRPILGDVFKS; from the coding sequence GTGAATCACTTGAAAATTATTTTTGCTGGTACACCTGACTTTGCTGTTCCAGCCTTGCAGGCTCTATATGATAAAGATTATAAGGTGGTTGGTGTTTTAACTCAGCCCGACAGGCCATCAGGCCGAGGCTTGAAGCTTCAGCCGAGCCCTGTCAAGCTTAAAGCAAATGAATTAAGCATCCCTGTTTATCAGCCTTCAGAATTAAAAAGTAAACAATCATATGAAGCTTTAGAAGCAATTGATTTCAATGTAATGATTGTGGCAGCTTATGGACTTATTATTCCCCAAGCCATTCTAGACCTGCCTTCTTTAGGTTGTTTTAATATACATGCGTCACTATTACCAAGATGGCGAGGTGCCGCTCCAATTCATCGTGCTATTTTGATAGGCGATAAGACAACCGGAGTCACTATTATGCGCGTAGTTCAAAAATTGGACGCGGGCGACATGGTAAAAAAAGCTGAAATTCAAATCAGCGAAAAAGATACAACTGAGCAATTAACAAAAACACTTTCAATATTAGGCGCTAATCTAATGACAGAAGTCATGGATGAATTAATTAAGCAAGGCGAGCTTCAATCTTCACCTCAAAATGAAGTCAATGTAACTTATGCTGAAAAAGTAACTAAAGAAGAGTCAAAAATTAATTGGCATGACTCCGCTTTAGTAATTGCTAGAAAAGTCAGAGCATTTAATTCGTTTCCAGTCGCACAAACAGAATATCGTGAAGCTGTTTGCAAAATTTGGGAAGCTCAAGTTGCTATAGATGCTAATGAAGATGCCAATATAGGCCAAATTATAAAGCTTGATGAATTTATTCATGTGAAATGTGGTGAAGGTGTCTTATCAATTAAAGAGCTTCAAATGCCTGGAGGCAAAAGACTTAAAGCCAAAGAGTTCATTTTAGGTCACCGGCCTATACTGGGAGACGTCTTTAAGTCGTAA
- a CDS encoding DUF494 family protein: MLELLIYMFENYLSTQNLPDFKSITAELEAAGFDNQDIENAFTWFNQLKAMTNAIPVKNNACSSLGYRMYSENEQKKISAESLGFVLFLEQAKVLDPNEREIILDRAMALKQEHINIEEMRWIVMMALWNEGREKDFLFIEDAIYQDHNLVLH, translated from the coding sequence ATGCTAGAACTGCTTATCTATATGTTTGAAAATTATCTGAGCACCCAAAATTTGCCTGACTTCAAAAGCATAACTGCAGAGCTCGAAGCTGCTGGATTTGATAATCAAGATATTGAAAATGCCTTTACTTGGTTTAATCAGCTAAAAGCGATGACTAATGCTATCCCTGTAAAAAATAATGCTTGTTCTTCATTAGGTTATCGCATGTACTCAGAAAATGAACAAAAAAAGATCAGTGCTGAAAGCTTAGGTTTTGTATTATTTCTAGAGCAAGCCAAGGTGCTTGACCCAAATGAACGAGAAATTATCCTTGATCGCGCTATGGCTCTCAAACAAGAGCATATTAATATCGAGGAAATGCGCTGGATTGTAATGATGGCGCTTTGGAATGAAGGTCGAGAAAAAGACTTTTTATTTATAGAAGATGCAATCTACCAAGATCACAACTTAGTTTTACACTAA
- a CDS encoding DUF4390 domain-containing protein, translating into MILFFSSSTIASDNSLIIKTAEINSQFEAYFLNADFDLSFNDDLDEAIKKGIPINFIIEFELKKPRKYWFDEEVTKKTKEILLTYHALSKQFTLTESENRLIAFDNLTQAKNELKKIKNWRIFDKSQIDDTEKYSAYLQVKLDQTKLPKQLQADITSNQEWQLASKQFQWTFVNKK; encoded by the coding sequence ATGATCTTGTTTTTTTCTTCATCTACTATTGCGTCCGACAATAGCTTGATTATCAAAACTGCTGAAATCAATAGCCAATTCGAAGCATATTTTTTAAATGCTGATTTTGATTTATCTTTTAATGATGATTTAGATGAAGCCATAAAAAAAGGTATTCCTATTAATTTTATTATTGAATTTGAGCTAAAGAAGCCCAGAAAATATTGGTTTGATGAGGAAGTCACTAAAAAAACAAAAGAAATTCTATTAACATACCATGCGCTATCAAAACAATTTACTCTTACTGAGTCTGAAAATCGCCTTATTGCTTTTGATAATTTAACTCAGGCAAAAAATGAGCTTAAAAAAATAAAAAATTGGCGTATTTTTGATAAATCACAGATTGATGACACTGAAAAGTACTCGGCTTATCTTCAGGTTAAATTAGATCAGACTAAATTACCAAAACAGCTTCAAGCAGATATAACCAGCAATCAAGAGTGGCAATTAGCTTCTAAACAATTTCAATGGACTTTCGTAAATAAAAAATGA
- the metF gene encoding methylenetetrahydrofolate reductase [NAD(P)H], which translates to MPKKISYSFEFFPPSSPEGIKNSKDTRQQLSAFKPEFYSVTFGAGGSTRDLTLETVLEIKQEGFNAVPHISGISSTKAEIKTLLDLYQQHNIKHLVVLRGDVPHGAVSRGEFKHANELVSFIRQETNDYFHIEVGAYPEYHPEAVSSQTDIQNFKNKVDAGANSAITQFFFNADAYFRFMDECLIADINIPIVPGVMPIYNIKQLARFASNCGAEIPRWLRIKLESYGDDLLSLRSYGVDVVSELCETLIEWDVPSLHFYTLNQAGIITRIIQNIEGT; encoded by the coding sequence ATGCCTAAGAAAATTTCTTACAGTTTTGAGTTTTTTCCTCCCAGTTCACCGGAAGGTATTAAAAACTCAAAAGATACGCGTCAGCAACTTTCTGCATTTAAGCCAGAATTTTACTCGGTGACATTCGGTGCAGGGGGTTCTACGCGAGATCTGACTCTTGAAACAGTATTAGAAATAAAACAAGAAGGCTTTAATGCGGTACCTCATATTTCAGGTATTTCATCGACAAAAGCAGAAATTAAAACTTTACTCGATCTCTATCAGCAACATAATATTAAGCACCTTGTAGTCTTAAGAGGTGATGTGCCACATGGTGCAGTGTCCAGAGGAGAGTTTAAACATGCTAATGAATTGGTAAGTTTTATTCGACAAGAAACCAATGATTATTTTCATATTGAAGTAGGGGCCTACCCTGAATATCATCCTGAAGCAGTCTCATCACAAACGGACATTCAAAACTTTAAAAATAAAGTGGATGCAGGAGCTAACTCGGCTATCACACAATTCTTTTTCAATGCTGACGCATATTTTAGATTTATGGATGAATGCTTGATTGCAGATATCAACATCCCAATTGTGCCAGGCGTTATGCCAATATACAACATTAAGCAATTGGCTCGCTTCGCGTCTAATTGCGGCGCAGAAATTCCTCGTTGGCTAAGAATTAAATTAGAGAGCTACGGGGACGACCTACTTTCATTAAGATCATACGGCGTAGATGTGGTATCTGAACTTTGTGAAACGTTGATTGAATGGGACGTGCCGAGCTTACATTTTTACACGTTAAATCAAGCAGGCATTATTACCCGCATCATTCAAAATATAGAAGGTACTTAG